From Mauremys mutica isolate MM-2020 ecotype Southern chromosome 17, ASM2049712v1, whole genome shotgun sequence, one genomic window encodes:
- the LOC123351449 gene encoding sulfotransferase 2B1-like: protein MAREYITYKGMLFPRLDYALEQLSYLENEFQVRDDDVFNITYPKSGTNWMLEILSLIRCGGDPGWVRSVLNWERAPWVESKVGLEAALKYPPPRLLCSHLPVQLFPKSLQRSKAKIIYTLRCPKDILVSLYHFSKLVRVFKDPGSLDSFLEDFLSGNVPFGSWFDHVTGWMGLKGNENFFSITYEELQQDPWGSVRRICHFLGKELSEEQVAAVVENASFQSMKGNKMSNFSQLRDEYMDHQKGELLRKGICGDWRNHLSEAQSQQFDTVYQERMQGLGMTFPWD from the exons ATGGCACGTGAGTACATCACCTACAAGGGGATGCTGTTCCCACGCCTGGATTACGCCCTTGAGCAACTGAGCTACCTAGAGAACGAATTCCAGGTGCGGGATGATGACGTCTTCAACATCACCTACCCCAAGTCAg GCACTAACTGGATGCTGGAGATTCTGAGTCTGATCCGTTGtggcggggaccccggctgggtGCGCAGCGTGCTGAACTGGGAGCGGGCGCCCTGGGTGGAGAGCAaggtggggctggaggctgccctgaaataccccccgccccggctgctctGCTCCCACCTCCCCGTCCAGCTCTTCCCCAAGTCCCTGCAGCGCTCCAAGGCCAAG ATCATCTACACCCTGCGCTGCCCCAAGGACATCCTGGTCTCGCTGTACCACTTCTCCAAGCTGGTGCGCGTCTTCAAGGACCCTGGCTCACTGGACTCCTTCCTCGAGGACTTCCTGAGTGGGAACG TGCCCTTTGGCTCCTGGTTCGACCACGTCACCGGCTGGATGGGGCTGAAGGGCAACGAGAACTTCTTCTCCATCACCTAcgaggagctgcagcag GACCCGtggggcagcgtgcggagaaTCTGCCActtcctggggaaggagctgagtgAGGAGCAAGTGGCCGCGGTGGTGGAGAACGCCTCCTTCCAGAGCATGAAGGGGAACAAAATGTCCAACTTCTCCCAGCTGAGGGACGAGTACATGGACCACCAGAAGGGGGAGCTCCTGAGGAAAG GGATCTGCGGTGACTGGAGGAACCACCTCTCAGAGGCACAGAGCCAACAATTCGACACTGTTTACCAGGAGCGGATGCAGGGTCTGGGCATGACGTTTCCCTGGGACTGA